From Bradyrhizobium symbiodeficiens, the proteins below share one genomic window:
- a CDS encoding ABC transporter substrate-binding protein, whose protein sequence is MKRFLVAAALLGAMSVQALAIELPAEVVKRGSIKVGIVPNYPPMEFRDPATNALSGFDVELGEAIGRKLGVKIEWQETSFAEFMPSIATGRVDAILSGFTDYASRHETATFVDYLRSGPRFFVQQSRAAEFKDAAALCGKKVGASRRTMFPAQIAAWSEKNCGGNAIVFVGTDGSADARTQLKQGRIDAAVQGDETLPYIMDQEPGAYVPIGQTLAQQFTGIALPVKEKALQQAMLEAVDALIADGTYRTLLAKWKLSDNAIEKATINAGQ, encoded by the coding sequence ATGAAGAGATTTTTGGTGGCGGCGGCGCTTCTCGGCGCCATGAGTGTTCAGGCTTTAGCGATCGAGCTGCCGGCGGAAGTCGTCAAGCGCGGCAGCATCAAGGTTGGCATCGTGCCGAACTATCCGCCGATGGAGTTCCGCGATCCCGCCACCAACGCGTTGTCCGGGTTCGATGTCGAGCTTGGCGAGGCGATCGGCCGCAAGCTCGGCGTCAAGATCGAGTGGCAGGAGACCAGCTTTGCCGAGTTCATGCCGTCGATCGCGACGGGCCGGGTCGATGCAATCCTGTCAGGCTTCACCGACTATGCGAGCCGGCATGAGACCGCGACCTTTGTCGATTATCTTCGCAGCGGTCCGCGCTTCTTCGTTCAGCAGTCTCGCGCGGCGGAGTTCAAGGATGCCGCCGCGCTCTGCGGCAAGAAGGTCGGCGCCAGCCGCCGCACCATGTTCCCCGCGCAGATTGCCGCCTGGAGCGAGAAGAACTGCGGCGGCAATGCGATCGTGTTCGTCGGCACCGACGGCTCGGCGGATGCCCGCACCCAGCTCAAGCAGGGACGCATCGATGCCGCCGTCCAGGGCGACGAGACGCTGCCCTACATCATGGATCAGGAGCCCGGCGCTTATGTGCCGATCGGCCAGACCCTCGCGCAGCAGTTCACCGGCATCGCCTTGCCGGTCAAGGAAAAGGCGCTGCAGCAGGCGATGCTGGAGGCGGTCGACGCGCTGATCGCGGACGGCACCTATCGTACGCTGCTGGCGAAATGGAAACTGAGCGATAACGCAATAGAGAAGGCGACCATCAATGCTGGACAGTAA
- a CDS encoding amino acid ABC transporter ATP-binding protein, which produces MTKPLVAIRSVAKNFGEFQALRSVSLDVWPGEVMCLIGASGSGKTTLLRCINQLAAIDAGGIWLDGELLGVREQGGRLHRLSEREIGRQRLKTGMVFQRFNLFPHKTALENITEGPLQVQGRKSDEVRAEALDLLRRVGLSAKADAYPAQLSGGQQQRVAIARALAMKPMLMLFDEPTSALDPELVGEVLAVMKELAKSGMTMMVVTHELGFAREVADRVVYMDQGAIVEQGRASDVLGAPREERTRVFLSAVI; this is translated from the coding sequence ATGACAAAGCCTCTCGTCGCGATCCGCTCCGTCGCCAAGAACTTTGGCGAGTTCCAGGCTCTCAGGAGCGTCTCGCTCGACGTCTGGCCCGGCGAGGTGATGTGCCTGATCGGCGCCTCCGGCTCCGGCAAGACCACGCTGCTCCGCTGCATCAACCAACTCGCTGCAATCGATGCCGGCGGCATCTGGCTCGACGGCGAGCTGTTGGGCGTGCGCGAGCAGGGTGGGCGGCTGCATCGGCTCAGCGAACGCGAGATCGGGCGGCAGCGCTTGAAGACCGGCATGGTGTTCCAGCGCTTCAATTTGTTTCCGCACAAGACCGCGCTGGAGAATATCACCGAAGGTCCGCTCCAGGTGCAGGGCCGCAAATCTGACGAGGTTCGCGCGGAGGCGCTCGACCTGCTGCGCCGCGTCGGATTGTCCGCGAAGGCGGACGCCTATCCCGCGCAGCTCTCCGGCGGCCAGCAGCAGCGCGTCGCGATCGCGCGGGCGCTGGCAATGAAGCCGATGCTGATGCTGTTTGATGAACCGACCAGCGCGCTCGATCCCGAGCTCGTCGGCGAGGTGCTCGCGGTCATGAAGGAGCTGGCGAAGAGCGGCATGACCATGATGGTGGTGACGCACGAGCTCGGCTTTGCCCGCGAGGTCGCCGACCGGGTCGTCTACATGGACCAGGGCGCGATCGTCGAGCAGGGGCGCGCCTCGGACGTATTGGGTGCGCCGCGCGAGGAGCGCACCAGGGTTTTTCTTTCGGCTGTGATCTAG
- a CDS encoding amino acid ABC transporter permease, with product MKPAPALAEGFPDLSGMQIAREPHWFRWLSAALIILVLAAIARAFANGQIEWSYVSRFLTAKVILEGIVNTMVMAVLAMALGIFLGIVVAVMRLSPNPVLQTVAAGYTWLFRGTPLILQLLLWFNLALVFPTIGIPGLWSARAVDVMTPFLAALLGLGINQGAYTSEVMRAGMLSVDIGQYEAAQAIGMGRLRALRRIVLPQAMRVVIPPLGNEFIGMVKATSLASVIQYPELLHNAENIYYANSRVIELLIVAGLWYLLVVSILTPLQMLLERRFARGTLRLAR from the coding sequence ATGAAGCCGGCGCCGGCACTCGCGGAAGGTTTCCCCGATCTGTCCGGGATGCAGATCGCGCGCGAGCCGCACTGGTTTCGCTGGCTCAGCGCCGCGCTGATCATCCTCGTGCTCGCCGCGATCGCGCGCGCGTTCGCGAACGGCCAGATCGAATGGTCCTATGTCAGCCGCTTCCTGACCGCAAAGGTCATCCTCGAAGGCATCGTCAACACGATGGTGATGGCGGTGCTGGCGATGGCGCTCGGCATTTTTCTCGGCATCGTCGTGGCGGTCATGCGGCTGTCGCCCAACCCGGTGCTGCAGACGGTCGCCGCCGGCTACACTTGGCTGTTTCGCGGTACGCCGCTGATCCTGCAACTCTTGCTGTGGTTCAACCTCGCGCTGGTATTCCCGACCATCGGCATTCCCGGCCTGTGGTCCGCACGCGCCGTCGACGTCATGACGCCGTTCCTCGCCGCGCTGCTCGGGCTCGGCATCAACCAGGGCGCCTACACCTCCGAGGTGATGCGCGCCGGCATGCTGTCGGTCGACATCGGGCAGTATGAAGCGGCGCAGGCGATCGGCATGGGGCGCTTGCGCGCGCTGCGGCGGATCGTGCTGCCGCAGGCGATGCGCGTGGTGATCCCGCCGCTCGGCAACGAATTCATCGGCATGGTGAAGGCGACCTCGCTTGCGAGCGTCATCCAGTATCCGGAATTGTTGCACAATGCCGAAAACATCTATTACGCCAATTCCCGCGTGATCGAGCTCCTGATCGTCGCCGGGCTGTGGTACCTGCTCGTAGTCTCGATCCTGACGCCGCTCCAGATGCTGCTCGAACGCCGTTTTGCGCGCGGCACGTTGCGGCTCGCGCGATGA
- a CDS encoding ABC transporter substrate-binding protein, whose amino-acid sequence MTRLSQFLGFAALAAATSAQAAELPAEIKQAGTLKLTVNSTYAPMEYRDPATNELVGLDIDLANELAKRLGGLKIVWSETPFAELIPSLQTRRADFIISGISDRASRRETADFVDYLATGPQFFVMAENEAKVATDLCGKKVGTTRSTSFPVEIEKWSKQNCEPAGKPAIQYVPGENSIDVRNQLKQGRIDAAVQGSETLPYAQTQEPGKYRVVGEPFAKGYQGIMFRKDDVALREVVTEKLAAMIADGAYKAVLDKWGLGANAVAQPMLNAAPQ is encoded by the coding sequence ATGACACGCCTCTCGCAATTCCTCGGTTTCGCAGCCTTGGCTGCCGCGACGTCGGCGCAGGCGGCCGAGCTTCCGGCGGAGATCAAGCAGGCGGGCACGCTGAAGCTCACGGTCAACTCCACCTACGCGCCGATGGAATACCGCGATCCCGCGACCAACGAGCTGGTCGGGCTCGACATCGATCTGGCCAACGAACTCGCCAAGCGGCTCGGCGGCCTCAAGATCGTCTGGAGCGAGACGCCGTTTGCCGAGCTGATCCCCTCGCTCCAGACCAGGCGCGCCGATTTCATCATCTCCGGCATCTCCGACCGCGCCTCGCGGCGCGAGACCGCCGATTTCGTCGATTACCTCGCAACCGGCCCGCAGTTCTTCGTGATGGCGGAGAACGAGGCCAAGGTTGCGACCGATCTCTGCGGCAAGAAGGTCGGCACCACCCGCAGCACCAGCTTCCCAGTCGAGATCGAGAAGTGGAGCAAGCAGAATTGCGAGCCGGCCGGCAAGCCTGCGATCCAGTACGTCCCCGGCGAAAACTCGATCGACGTCCGCAACCAGCTCAAGCAGGGCCGCATCGACGCCGCCGTACAGGGCAGCGAGACGCTGCCTTACGCGCAAACGCAGGAGCCCGGCAAATACCGCGTCGTCGGCGAGCCTTTCGCCAAGGGCTATCAGGGCATCATGTTCCGCAAGGACGATGTTGCCTTGCGCGAGGTCGTGACCGAGAAGCTTGCCGCCATGATCGCCGATGGCGCCTACAAGGCGGTTCTCGACAAATGGGGCCTGGGTGCCAACGCGGTCGCCCAGCCCATGCTGAACGCGGCGCCGCAATGA
- a CDS encoding N-carbamoyl-D-amino-acid hydrolase has protein sequence MGPTQKADTREHTLKRMLDMLEEAAGRGANLVVFPELAFTTFFPRWLLEGAELDHYFERGMPNPAVAKLFDRARALRVGFYVGYAELTPDGRRYNCAILVDRDGEILGRYRKVHLPGSVEPRPGARYQQLEKRYFEYGDLGFPAFRAGSAWAHAIMGMMICNDRRWPESWRVLGLQGVELVCIGYNSAAYDPNGGTTEDGALRTFHSTLVTQANAYMNATWAISVAKAGEEDGSGLIGGSCIVDPNGRIVAQAQTLADEVIVADIDLDLCRQGKDKMFNFAAHRRPEQYRVITERAGVIEPAVLDAD, from the coding sequence ATGGGGCCGACGCAAAAAGCCGATACGCGCGAGCATACGCTGAAGCGGATGCTCGACATGCTGGAGGAGGCCGCTGGCCGCGGCGCCAACCTCGTGGTGTTTCCCGAACTCGCCTTCACCACCTTCTTTCCGCGCTGGTTGCTCGAAGGCGCCGAGCTCGACCATTATTTCGAGCGCGGCATGCCGAACCCGGCGGTGGCAAAACTGTTCGACCGTGCGCGCGCGCTACGCGTCGGCTTCTATGTCGGCTATGCCGAACTGACGCCGGACGGCCGCCGCTACAATTGCGCCATCCTGGTCGATCGCGACGGCGAGATCCTCGGCCGCTATCGCAAGGTGCATCTGCCGGGCTCGGTGGAGCCACGGCCGGGCGCACGTTACCAGCAGCTCGAGAAGCGCTATTTCGAATATGGCGACCTCGGCTTTCCCGCCTTCCGCGCCGGCTCGGCCTGGGCCCATGCCATCATGGGCATGATGATCTGCAACGATCGGCGCTGGCCGGAATCCTGGCGCGTGCTCGGCCTGCAGGGCGTCGAGCTCGTTTGTATCGGCTACAATTCTGCCGCCTACGATCCCAATGGCGGCACCACCGAAGACGGCGCACTTCGCACCTTCCACTCGACGCTGGTGACGCAGGCCAACGCCTACATGAACGCGACCTGGGCGATCTCGGTGGCCAAGGCGGGCGAAGAGGACGGCTCCGGGCTGATCGGCGGCTCCTGCATCGTCGATCCCAATGGCCGCATCGTCGCGCAGGCGCAGACGCTCGCCGATGAGGTGATCGTGGCCGATATCGATCTCGACCTGTGCCGCCAGGGCAAGGACAAGATGTTCAACTTCGCCGCCCACCGGCGGCCGGAGCAATACCGGGTGATCACCGAACGTGCCGGCGTCATCGAGCCGGCCGTTCTCGATGCGGATTGA
- a CDS encoding LysR family transcriptional regulator translates to MNLRQLEILRAVIRHRTTVAAADELALSQPAVSNALKTMEAQAGFALFERVNNRLFPTSEAMALYKESEAIFALHAKLENRVRDLRENRSGHLAIVATPPLAYSIIPSALSSFLRRRPETRMFFDVRRYEGIIEGVLSRVAELGFALGLTHHPGIAHEVVHTGEMVCVLPPQHPLADKPVISAADLSGLPFIGLERGTRLGEAVRDSFARAGAPFRPTVEVRYCNTACVLAAAGVGAAVVDPYSPLQNGGSGLVVRPFTPTTHAVAYMLWSEAEPLSRLAKAFLSEVRKESSLLERTAPHQQHGAGID, encoded by the coding sequence ATGAACCTGCGTCAGCTCGAAATCCTGCGCGCCGTCATCCGCCATCGCACCACGGTCGCGGCCGCGGATGAGCTGGCGCTGTCGCAACCCGCGGTCAGCAACGCGCTGAAGACGATGGAGGCACAGGCGGGCTTCGCCTTGTTCGAGCGGGTCAACAACCGGCTGTTTCCGACCTCGGAAGCGATGGCGCTGTACAAGGAGAGCGAGGCGATCTTCGCGCTGCATGCAAAGCTCGAGAACCGCGTGCGCGATCTGCGCGAGAACCGCTCCGGGCATCTCGCCATCGTGGCGACGCCGCCGCTGGCCTACAGCATCATTCCATCGGCGCTCTCCAGCTTCCTGCGCCGCCGCCCGGAGACGCGCATGTTCTTCGACGTGCGGCGCTACGAGGGCATCATCGAGGGCGTGCTCAGCCGCGTCGCCGAGCTCGGCTTCGCGCTCGGGCTGACACATCATCCCGGCATCGCGCACGAGGTGGTGCACACCGGCGAGATGGTCTGCGTGCTGCCGCCGCAGCACCCGCTCGCCGACAAGCCCGTGATCTCGGCCGCGGATCTGTCGGGCCTGCCTTTCATCGGGCTCGAGCGCGGCACGCGGCTTGGCGAAGCCGTGCGTGACAGTTTTGCCCGTGCCGGCGCGCCGTTCCGGCCGACGGTGGAGGTGCGCTACTGCAACACGGCCTGCGTGCTTGCGGCCGCCGGCGTCGGCGCCGCGGTGGTCGATCCCTACTCGCCGTTGCAGAACGGCGGCAGCGGTCTCGTGGTCCGGCCGTTCACGCCGACCACGCACGCGGTGGCCTATATGCTATGGTCGGAAGCCGAGCCGCTCTCCCGCCTGGCCAAGGCCTTTCTCAGCGAAGTTCGCAAGGAAAGCTCGCTGCTGGAACGCACAGCGCCACACCAGCAACATGGGGCAGGAATCGATTGA
- a CDS encoding type 1 glutamine amidotransferase — translation MARITIIETGQVPQKYREQHGSFPDMFERMVRAEDPTATVDVVSIPNGDALPDPGKLEAVLITGAAAGVYDGLDWIAPLEDFVRTAYANKTPMVGICFGHQLIAQALGGTVRKSEKGWGIGRHVYRVLPENGVVDGEEVAIAASHQDQVIEPPNDALTILSSDFTPHAALLYANGTTLTVQPHPEFDLAFAEVCCELRDGKVPEEIVATARASLAEPMDSAKLGGAITRFLARR, via the coding sequence ATGGCACGCATCACCATCATCGAGACCGGGCAGGTCCCGCAAAAATATCGCGAGCAGCACGGCTCGTTCCCGGACATGTTCGAACGCATGGTCCGCGCCGAGGACCCGACCGCTACGGTGGACGTCGTCAGCATCCCGAACGGCGACGCGCTTCCCGATCCGGGCAAGCTCGAGGCCGTGCTGATCACCGGTGCTGCCGCCGGCGTCTATGACGGGCTCGACTGGATCGCGCCGCTGGAGGATTTCGTCCGCACCGCCTACGCCAACAAGACGCCGATGGTCGGCATCTGCTTCGGTCATCAGCTGATCGCGCAGGCGCTCGGCGGCACCGTGCGCAAATCCGAGAAGGGCTGGGGCATCGGCCGGCACGTCTATCGGGTGCTGCCGGAGAACGGCGTCGTCGATGGCGAGGAGGTCGCGATCGCCGCCTCACATCAGGATCAGGTGATCGAGCCGCCCAACGACGCGCTCACGATCCTCTCGTCCGACTTCACCCCGCATGCCGCCCTCCTCTACGCCAACGGCACCACGCTGACGGTGCAGCCGCATCCGGAGTTCGACCTGGCGTTTGCAGAAGTGTGCTGCGAGCTGCGTGACGGCAAGGTGCCGGAGGAAATTGTCGCGACGGCAAGGGCGTCGCTGGCGGAGCCGATGGACAGCGCCAAGCTCGGCGGGGCGATCACGAGGTTCCTGGCGAGGCGCTGA
- a CDS encoding DUF1348 family protein: MSRPPLPPFTRETAAQKARMAEDAWNSRDPVRVSLAYTEDSRWRNRSEVLQGREAIVAFLTRKWEKEQDYRLIKDLWAFDENRIAARFQYEWHDAGGQWYRSYGNEQWEFDEHGLMKRREASINDIAIAEKDRRFHWAAPGPRPADVPGLGTDPF, from the coding sequence ATGTCGCGCCCGCCGCTTCCGCCCTTCACCCGTGAGACCGCCGCGCAAAAGGCCCGCATGGCCGAGGATGCCTGGAATTCACGCGATCCGGTGCGCGTCTCGCTCGCCTATACTGAGGACAGCCGCTGGCGCAATCGCTCCGAGGTCTTGCAGGGTCGCGAAGCCATCGTCGCGTTCCTCACCCGCAAATGGGAGAAGGAGCAGGACTACCGCCTGATCAAGGACCTCTGGGCCTTCGACGAGAACCGCATCGCCGCGCGCTTCCAGTACGAATGGCACGACGCCGGCGGCCAGTGGTATCGCTCCTACGGCAACGAGCAGTGGGAGTTCGACGAGCACGGCTTGATGAAGCGGCGCGAGGCGTCGATCAACGACATCGCGATCGCGGAGAAGGACCGCCGGTTTCACTGGGCCGCGCCCGGGCCGCGGCCCGCGGATGTGCCGGGATTGGGAACGGATCCGTTCTGA
- the ybgC gene encoding tol-pal system-associated acyl-CoA thioesterase: MTAHLDGEIRDGRHHMQVRVYYEDTDFSGIVYHANYLRYMERGRTNHLRLMGAEQQALFDQVETEGAGFAFVVRSMHLDFLKPARMDDVLDVVTWPVAVKGASIMLAQEVRRGEEVLVKAEVRVAFISGGRAQPIPKSIRALMKADLIS; this comes from the coding sequence GTGACTGCCCATCTCGACGGCGAGATCCGCGACGGCCGCCACCACATGCAGGTCCGCGTCTATTACGAGGACACGGATTTCTCCGGCATCGTCTATCACGCGAACTATCTGCGTTACATGGAGCGCGGCCGCACCAATCATCTCAGGCTGATGGGCGCCGAGCAGCAGGCGCTGTTCGATCAGGTGGAGACCGAAGGCGCGGGCTTTGCCTTCGTGGTGCGCTCGATGCATCTGGATTTCCTGAAACCCGCGCGGATGGACGACGTGCTCGACGTCGTGACCTGGCCGGTTGCGGTAAAGGGCGCCTCGATCATGCTGGCGCAGGAAGTCCGTCGCGGCGAGGAGGTTCTGGTGAAGGCCGAGGTCCGCGTCGCCTTCATCAGCGGCGGCCGCGCCCAGCCGATCCCGAAATCGATCCGCGCCTTGATGAAGGCCGATTTGATTTCGTGA
- a CDS encoding metallophosphoesterase: protein MITRRHLIRSIGGLSALGVSTAAYGVGIEPVLRLRVTRYHPTPRQWPADLPLKIAAIADIHACDPWMSLERIESIVDRTNALNADLIVLLGDYVAGVHQVTRLIPSREWARVLAGLKAPLGVHAVMGNHDYWDDRTVQQAGHGPTIAHRALEAAGIPVYENDVVRLSKDGRPFWLAGLGDQLAFLPARRFRSTGRFGADDLNATLAKVTDDAPVILLAHEPNIAPRVPARVALQLSGHTHGGQVRLLGWSPAVPKQHGLRLAYGHFRLKCDVIVSGGLGCSIMPVRVGVPPEIVEVTLGRTGPAVA, encoded by the coding sequence ATGATCACGCGCCGTCATCTCATCCGTTCCATCGGCGGTCTGTCCGCCCTCGGCGTCTCGACGGCGGCCTACGGCGTCGGCATCGAGCCGGTGCTGCGGCTCCGCGTCACCCGCTATCATCCGACGCCGCGGCAATGGCCGGCGGATCTTCCGCTGAAGATCGCTGCCATCGCCGACATCCATGCCTGCGATCCCTGGATGTCGCTGGAGCGGATCGAGTCGATCGTCGACCGCACCAACGCGCTGAACGCCGATCTCATCGTGCTGCTCGGCGACTATGTCGCCGGCGTGCACCAGGTCACGCGCCTGATCCCGTCGCGCGAATGGGCGAGGGTGCTGGCCGGCCTGAAGGCGCCGCTCGGCGTTCATGCCGTGATGGGCAACCACGATTATTGGGACGACAGGACGGTGCAGCAGGCAGGGCACGGGCCGACCATCGCTCATCGTGCATTGGAAGCAGCCGGCATTCCCGTCTACGAAAATGACGTCGTGCGGCTGTCCAAGGACGGCCGCCCGTTCTGGCTCGCGGGCCTCGGCGACCAGCTCGCCTTCCTGCCGGCGCGCCGCTTTCGCAGCACGGGACGCTTCGGCGCCGACGATCTCAACGCCACGCTCGCCAAGGTCACGGACGACGCGCCGGTCATCCTGCTCGCGCACGAGCCCAACATCGCACCGCGCGTGCCGGCGCGCGTCGCACTGCAACTGTCCGGCCACACCCATGGCGGCCAGGTTCGCCTGCTCGGCTGGTCGCCGGCGGTTCCGAAACAGCACGGCCTGCGGCTCGCCTATGGTCACTTCAGGCTGAAATGCGACGTCATCGTCTCCGGCGGTCTCGGCTGCAGCATCATGCCCGTCCGCGTCGGTGTGCCCCCGGAGATCGTCGAGGTTACGCTTGGAAGGACGGGGCCGGCGGTGGCATAA
- the ruvB gene encoding Holliday junction branch migration DNA helicase RuvB, whose translation MSDPKASRIVTPERRSDDVGDTALRPQSLSDFVGQQQARKNLSIFIEAARKRGEALDHVLFVGPPGLGKTTLAQIVAKELGVGFRATSGPVIAKAGDLAALLTNLEERDVLFIDEIHRLSPAVEEVLYPAMEDFQLDLIIGEGPAARSVKIELSKFTLVGATTRAGLLTNPLRDRFGIPVRLNFYTIEELESIVTRGARVLNVGMSADGANEIARRARGTPRIAGRLLRRVRDFASAADADKIDRKIADHALSALEVDAAGLDAMDRRYLTTIAMNYGGGPVGVETMAAALSEPRDAIEDIIEPYLIQCGYLQRTPRGRLLTSHAFRHLGIAEPSRDAASQFGLFGTDESDD comes from the coding sequence GTGAGCGATCCGAAAGCCTCTCGCATCGTCACGCCCGAGCGCCGTTCCGACGATGTCGGCGACACTGCGCTGCGCCCGCAATCGCTGTCCGATTTCGTCGGGCAGCAGCAGGCGCGCAAGAATCTCTCGATCTTCATCGAGGCGGCGCGCAAGCGCGGCGAGGCGCTGGATCACGTGCTGTTCGTTGGTCCGCCCGGCCTCGGCAAGACCACGCTGGCGCAGATCGTGGCCAAGGAGCTTGGCGTTGGCTTTCGCGCGACGTCAGGTCCCGTGATCGCCAAGGCCGGCGATCTCGCAGCCCTCCTCACTAATCTCGAAGAGCGCGACGTGCTCTTCATCGACGAGATCCATCGCCTCAGCCCTGCCGTGGAAGAGGTGCTCTATCCCGCGATGGAGGATTTTCAGCTCGACCTCATCATCGGCGAGGGCCCGGCGGCGCGCTCGGTCAAGATCGAGCTGTCGAAATTCACCCTCGTCGGCGCCACCACGCGCGCCGGCCTGCTCACCAATCCCTTGCGTGATCGTTTCGGCATTCCGGTGCGGCTGAACTTCTACACGATCGAGGAGCTCGAAAGCATCGTCACCCGCGGCGCGCGCGTGCTCAATGTCGGCATGAGCGCGGACGGTGCCAACGAGATCGCGCGGCGCGCCCGCGGCACGCCGCGTATCGCCGGCCGTCTGTTGAGGCGCGTGCGCGATTTCGCCTCGGCAGCCGATGCCGACAAGATCGATCGCAAGATTGCCGACCACGCATTGAGCGCGCTCGAGGTCGACGCCGCGGGTCTCGATGCTATGGACCGCCGCTACCTCACGACCATCGCGATGAACTATGGCGGCGGCCCGGTCGGCGTCGAGACCATGGCCGCAGCGTTGTCCGAGCCGCGCGATGCGATCGAGGACATCATCGAGCCTTATCTGATCCAGTGCGGCTATCTCCAGCGCACCCCGCGCGGCCGCCTGCTCACCTCGCACGCCTTCCGCCATCTCGGCATCGCCGAGCCTTCGCGCGATGCGGCGTCACAGTTCGGCCTGTTCGGCACGGACGAGAGCGACGACTGA
- the ruvA gene encoding Holliday junction branch migration protein RuvA, whose translation MIGKLKGLIDSYGEDFVILDVGGVGYQVHCSTRTLQHLPSPGEAAVLSIETYVREDQIKLFGFRTDQEREWFRLLQTVQGVGAKVALAVLGTLAPSDLANAIALRDKAAVARTPGVGPKVAERIVTELKDKAPAFANVDPAVVHLAGAVDDQRAPRPVADAISALVNLGYGQPQAAAAIASAARSAGESAETAQLIRLGLKELSK comes from the coding sequence ATGATCGGCAAGCTCAAGGGCCTGATCGATTCCTACGGCGAGGATTTCGTCATCCTCGACGTCGGCGGCGTCGGCTACCAGGTGCACTGCTCGACGCGCACGCTGCAGCATCTGCCGTCGCCCGGCGAGGCCGCCGTGCTGTCGATCGAGACCTATGTCCGCGAGGACCAGATCAAGCTGTTCGGCTTTCGCACCGACCAGGAGCGCGAATGGTTTCGCCTGCTCCAGACCGTGCAGGGCGTCGGCGCCAAGGTCGCACTCGCCGTGCTTGGGACGCTGGCACCCTCCGATCTTGCCAATGCCATTGCGCTTCGTGACAAGGCCGCGGTGGCGCGCACGCCGGGCGTCGGCCCCAAGGTCGCCGAGCGCATCGTCACCGAACTGAAGGACAAGGCGCCGGCTTTCGCCAATGTCGATCCCGCCGTCGTGCATCTCGCCGGCGCCGTCGACGACCAGCGCGCGCCGCGCCCCGTGGCGGATGCGATCTCAGCGCTGGTCAATCTCGGCTATGGCCAGCCGCAGGCGGCCGCAGCCATTGCATCCGCCGCGCGCAGTGCCGGCGAGAGCGCCGAGACCGCGCAGCTCATCCGGCTCGGCCTGAAGGAGCTTTCGAAGTGA
- the ruvC gene encoding crossover junction endodeoxyribonuclease RuvC: MTALPIRGPVRIIGIDPGLRRTGWGVIEADGNRLIYVACGSVEPPDDLPLASRLLAIHEGLASVLSSHKPMEAAVEQTFVNKDGVATLKLGQARGVAMLAPAMFGISVAEYAPNQVKKTVVGAGHADKQQIAMMLKILLPKAEPPSADAADALAIAITHAHHRQSTALRLKVVGL, encoded by the coding sequence ATGACTGCACTCCCGATTCGCGGCCCCGTTCGTATCATCGGCATCGACCCCGGCCTGCGCCGCACCGGCTGGGGCGTGATCGAGGCTGACGGCAATCGCCTGATCTACGTCGCCTGCGGCTCGGTGGAACCGCCGGACGATTTGCCGCTGGCAAGCCGGTTGCTCGCGATCCACGAGGGGCTCGCTTCCGTGCTCTCCAGCCACAAGCCGATGGAAGCCGCGGTCGAGCAGACCTTCGTCAACAAGGACGGCGTTGCGACGCTGAAGCTCGGCCAGGCCCGCGGCGTCGCCATGCTCGCGCCCGCGATGTTCGGCATCAGTGTCGCCGAGTATGCGCCGAACCAGGTCAAGAAGACCGTGGTCGGTGCCGGCCATGCCGACAAGCAGCAGATCGCGATGATGCTGAAGATTTTGCTGCCGAAGGCCGAGCCGCCGTCCGCCGACGCCGCCGACGCGCTCGCCATCGCCATCACCCACGCCCATCACCGCCAGAGCACCGCGCTGCGGCTGAAGGTGGTGGGGCTATGA